DNA sequence from the Chroococcidiopsis sp. TS-821 genome:
ATTGATGCGATCAATCACTGCTTTGTCATTCACTAGTGGAGTTGTACCACCTTTTGCAGTCAAGGTTGGCAATTGGTCCTCTGGCATTCCATAGGCACGCGCAATCGACTCATTAACAGACTTAATTCCCTGCACCATGATTTTCCGTACTTCTGGGTTGAACCAACGCAGACTGAGTCTAAGCAACGCTTCTCCTGGAATCACGTTATTCGCCTCTCCTGCCTGAACTGATCCCACCGTAATCACAGCGGCTTCTTGAGGATTGATCGCCCGTGCCACGATTGACTGATACTGTGTAATTGCGTGAGCAGCCATGAGAATCGGATCTTTGGCAAGATGAGGTGAGGAACCGTGTCCTCCCACACCTTTAAACACAATATCGATCGGATCGCTTCCTGCTGTTCGGATTCCTGGCACGCTGGCGATGATTCCTGTGGGACCAGGGGCACTGTGCATTCCTAGCAAGAAGTCAGGGACAGGAACACCATGACGAGTGTAGAGACCATCTTCGACCATTGCCCTTGCGCCGGCAACTCCTTCTTCCGCAGGCTGCCCGACTAAAATAAGCGTCCCTTTCCAGTTAGATTTTAGGTTTACCATTGCCTTTGCCAGTCCCAACATCCAAACTGTATGGGCATCATGACCACAAGCGTGCATGACAGGTACTTCGCTACCATCTGGCATCTCCGCCCGCTTAGTACTGGCATAAGGAAGTCCTGTCGTTTCTTGTACAGGCAGCGCATCTAGATCTGCTCGATACATGACTTTAGGACCATCTCCATTTCGCAGAATTCCTACGACTCCAGTTTTGGCAATTCCTGTTTTGACCTCGTAGCCCAATGCTTTTAATTCCCTCGCCACGATCGCTGCTGTGCGAGTTTCCATGAACGCTAATTCTGGGTTCTGGTGGATGTCTTTGAACAGATTAATTAGGCGATCGCGATCTTTGTCTATTGTTGCCTGCAAGCGATCGAAATAAGCTGGTTTTACGGCTGGTGTACCTGTAAAAGGCTTTTGTGCTTGAGCAGGATGCAAAGAAAGCAGCAGGGTTAACCCAAGAACCAAGCTACTTGCAATTATCCCAATTGCCAATTTCATCGATTTTAACCATTGGTTAGGGAAGAAGTTACGGAAGCGGAGCATAGCGGTTACAGATTCCTTAAACAATCTCAGTACGATCGAGCAAACAGGGAGTATTACCAAGGGCAATGGTTGGTGATGGGTTGCTTAGTTTAACAGCAGCAGTAGACATTGGCTTTATCAACAACAGGGATTGAGCCAAGAAATGAACGCCATGTTGAGACAAGGTATGCAGCGTGGCAGTCACACAACATGGACAAATAAATGATTCTGGAGAAGGCAGCATAATGTGCCTCAAAAATTATAAGATTTCACAGAAATAATATAGTTCAAATGGAAATATTCACAATTTAATATATTTTTTCTTAATAAAAATGCATCTATTTCTGATCTACTATTCGTTGTTATAAGATCGCGTTGCAATTTCATTGGCTTTACAATATGGTCTTTTAATAGTGTTAATAGCTTTTATGCAAAATCTTAACCGTAAAGAGTTTAAGAGACTATTGATTAAATTTTTATCTTCAGAGTTAAGTACTTTAAATAAACTTAGATTCTGCAACTAAGTTGAGCATATTTTGAATATGTTTTGTTATGTAGAGTTAAACGCATTGATATAAAAACTTAACAAGAGAAAAATCGAGCTTATGTTTAAAAGAAGAATAAAAAATAGTAGAAGTAGCCAATGCAGTCAAATAGATCTATTCTTTAGAGGCTATTTTCGAAAGCTGTGTTTGTTGTCTACCAGCAGTGCTTTATCGATCGCGCTTTCAGTGTCACCTACCTATGCAGAAAGCCAATTATCTATTTCTGACTCGACTGCTGCGCTCAACACCGTATCCGATCTAGAACAACATAGTCATTCTGCAAAAGCTCTAGAATTAGAAGCTGCCAGCTTTTTGCCTGAACCGGCAATTGAGTCTCGCATAGCAACAGAAGCAGCCTTCCCAATTTATGCAATTACCCAAGCAGATACTTCTACACCAGAGCTTTCTCAATTCACAGTAAGCGATCGCTGGCAATTTTCCGTCGAACCTTATATTTTTGTTCCCTTGCGAGTTCAAGCTGATGCCACGGTTGCTGGACGGACTGCCTCGATTGATTTGGGATTGGGAAACATTTTAGATTTTGATCGTGCGTTTAATGCTGGAATTCGGTTACAAGCTCAAAAAAATCGATTGGGGCTTATTCTTGACGGTTTCTATATTTCTGCACAGAATAGCGGAAATTTAGGAGTGACGTTTCCTCCAAACAGTTTGCCAGGTATCGGCGCAGATATTCCTATCCCAGTTCGGACAAGTGCCGACGCCAGCTTATCAATCCGCCAAGGGTTAATTGATTTGGCAGCATCCTACCGCATTGTCGATACAACGCTAGGTGATTCAGCAGCAGCGCCAAAATCCTTTCCTCGTCTAGTTTTTGCTCCGAGCCTGGGACTCCGAATTAATATTTTGAGTCAAAAGCTTGAGGTAGATGACGTTCGCATCAACAATATTCCTGTCGGCAATCTTCCACTGCCAATTTTGCTTCCAGTGAACCAAGACTTTCGCCTAAATAGAACGACGGTTGAGCCACTGATTGGCGCACAAATTGGATTAGACCTATCTGAACGTTGGACAGTCGATCTTCGAGGCGATGTGTCTGGGTTTAATCTCAATGCCGATACAAACTTGACCTGGAATCTGCTAGTCGGCGCCCAGTATCAGTTATCTCCAAGCACATCAGTGCAACTTAGCTATCGCTTTAACGGTTTTGATTTTGAGGATGGATTGGGTCTCACGCGAGCCAAATTGAATTTGCGTCAGAATGGGCTGTTACTCGGTGCAACATTCCACTTCTAATGTATTCAACAATATCCTAGCTCATAGATTGACTTTATTAATAATAGATTTTATATATAAATTCTAGCAAATTGATGACTATTTTGAGTCAAATTAATGCAAAGTTGAAGTGTTTGACAGTCTTGCTACACTATGAATTTAATATATCAATTTTCTCAAAATTTTGAATTTAAATAAAAAACATGACATTAAATATTAGCAAGCTTTTTTTAATGGCAATAATAACTCTGTATGGTTGATATTTGAGATTGATTGATATAATATTTTACTAAGCCTCACTAGCTTCAGGAGAGCTACTAAAGTATTGTTAAGAATTAATTCTATCGTAAAAAGGTTGATTTAAAGGTGACTCGTGTTGTTAGTAACCTGATGTTTATATGTATATATTAAATTAACGCAATAAAATGCAATAGTATACTTAATTCCAGATCTTAAACCGAGAAGTACTAAAGGAAATTCAAATATT
Encoded proteins:
- a CDS encoding amidohydrolase, with the protein product MKLAIGIIASSLVLGLTLLLSLHPAQAQKPFTGTPAVKPAYFDRLQATIDKDRDRLINLFKDIHQNPELAFMETRTAAIVARELKALGYEVKTGIAKTGVVGILRNGDGPKVMYRADLDALPVQETTGLPYASTKRAEMPDGSEVPVMHACGHDAHTVWMLGLAKAMVNLKSNWKGTLILVGQPAEEGVAGARAMVEDGLYTRHGVPVPDFLLGMHSAPGPTGIIASVPGIRTAGSDPIDIVFKGVGGHGSSPHLAKDPILMAAHAITQYQSIVARAINPQEAAVITVGSVQAGEANNVIPGEALLRLSLRWFNPEVRKIMVQGIKSVNESIARAYGMPEDQLPTLTAKGGTTPLVNDKAVIDRINPQLANLVGANKLIADFPGTTGSEDVHLLKGDNKNIQVGFVFVGVAEPALFAKARAEGKTVPFSNHNSNFQVDLNAIPFGTKVASVMTMELLN
- a CDS encoding outer membrane protein; its protein translation is MSTSSALSIALSVSPTYAESQLSISDSTAALNTVSDLEQHSHSAKALELEAASFLPEPAIESRIATEAAFPIYAITQADTSTPELSQFTVSDRWQFSVEPYIFVPLRVQADATVAGRTASIDLGLGNILDFDRAFNAGIRLQAQKNRLGLILDGFYISAQNSGNLGVTFPPNSLPGIGADIPIPVRTSADASLSIRQGLIDLAASYRIVDTTLGDSAAAPKSFPRLVFAPSLGLRINILSQKLEVDDVRINNIPVGNLPLPILLPVNQDFRLNRTTVEPLIGAQIGLDLSERWTVDLRGDVSGFNLNADTNLTWNLLVGAQYQLSPSTSVQLSYRFNGFDFEDGLGLTRAKLNLRQNGLLLGATFHF